Proteins from a single region of Primulina tabacum isolate GXHZ01 chromosome 5, ASM2559414v2, whole genome shotgun sequence:
- the LOC142546820 gene encoding uncharacterized protein LOC142546820 translates to MPLTHHSHRLPVCLRHRQSSTLLSSAAAAKKLVPFLSMSTSSQQTPAATSPLQDSDEKQEQVTQVLKYHNQTKHSFNNYARGPHGLDWANQPNPFRRYLSGDLLPLLHPPENEVNSPSYLSVFSSFPKPEPISKASISQLFYNSLALSAWKTTGFSTWSLRVNPSSGNLHPTEAYIIAPPVNALSDHSFVAHYAAKEHALEFRAQIPSDFFACFFPEGSFLIGFSSIFWREAWKYGERAFRYCNHDVGHAVAAVSMAAAGLGWDARILDGLGCEELKKLMGLTNLSDFSIPGRPVRGKMPAIEFEHPDCVLLVFPSGRGEFEVDYENLSIALSRFANLDWKGKPNALSKEHLCWDIIYRTAKATEKALITCKGQVAEPVKSSRTISENSYEGFSLTEVVRKRRSAVDMDGVTSMARETFYQILLHCMPSGLVEGGSKQRRQLALPFRVLPWDSEVHAVLFVHRVVGLPNGLYFLVRNEDHLDELRMVTRSEFSWVKPDGCPDDLPLFELLQGDCRELSRRLSCHQDIASDGCFSLGMVACLEPNLRDIGAWMYPRLFWETGVLGQVLYLEAHAVGVSATGIGCFFDDPVHEILGLKGLKYQSLYHFTVGSPVLDKRIMSLPAYPGPDVEA, encoded by the exons ATGCCTCTCACACATCACAGTCACAGACTCCCTGTTTGTCTCCGCCACCGCCAATCTTCCACCCTTCTCTCCTCCGCTGCCGCTGCGAAGAAGCTTGTTCCATTTCTCAGCATGTCCACGTCATCCCAGCAAACTCCCGCTGCTACGTCACCTTTGCAGGACAGCGACGAAAAACAAGAGCAAGTTACCCAAGTTTTGAAATACCATAATCAAACAAAGCATTCTTTCAACAACTATGCGCGTGGCCCTCATGGTCTTGACTGGGCTAACCAGCCTAATCCCTTCCGTCGCTACCTTTCCGGTGATCTACTACCCCTGCTGCACCCCCCTGAGAATGAGGTGAATTCCCCTTCTTATTTGTCTGTGTTTAGTTCGTTTCCGAAACCGGAGCCTATCTCGAAAGCTTCGATTTCCCAACTGTTCTATAATTCCCTAGCATTATCTGCGTGGAAAACCACTGGGTTTTCTACCTGGTCGCTGCGCGTGAATCCTAGCAGCGGGAATTTACATCCTACGGAGGCTTATATCATTGCGCCTCCCGTTAATGCTTTATCCGATCACTCTTTCGTGGCGCATTACGCGGCAAAGGAACATGCTTTGGAATTTAGAGCTCAAATCCCATCTGATTTTTTCGCCTGTTTTTTTCCTGAAGGTTCCTTTTTGATTGGGTTTTCGTCTATTTTTTGGCGGGAGGCTTGGAAGTACGGAGAGAGGGCGTTTAGGTATTGTAATCACGATGTTGGGCATGCCGTAGCTGCCGTTTCTATGGCGGCAGCTGGGCTCGGGTGGGATGCAAGGATATTAGATGGGTTAGGCTGTGAGGAATTGAAGAAGTTGATGGGGCTCACAAATTTGTCCGATTTTAGTATTCCCGGAAGGCCCGTTAGAGGGAAGATGCCAGCTATTGAGTTCGAGCATCCTGATTGCGTTCTGTTGGTTTTTCCTAGCGGTAGGGGTGAGTTCGAGGTGGATTATGAGAACTTAAGCATTGCTTTGTCTAGATTTGCGAACCTTGATTGGAAGGGGAAGCCAAATGCTCTTAGTAAAGAGCACTTGTGTTGGGACATTATTTATAGAACGGCCAAGGCCACAGAGAAGGCGTTAATTACCTGTAAAGGACAGGTTGCTGAGCCTGTCAAGAGTAGTAGGACAATTAGTGAGAACTCATATGAAGGGTTTAGCTTAACTGAGGTTGTGAGGAAGCGGAGGAGCGCAGTTGATATGGATGGTGTTACTTCCATGGCAAGAGAAACATTCTATCAGATTTTGTTACATTGCATGCCTTCAGGTTTGGTAGAAGGCGGATCGAAGCAAAGAAGGCAGCTAGCATTGCCATTTCGGGTACTTCCTTGGGATTCTGAGGTTCATGCTGTTTTGTTTGTCCACAGGGTTGTGGGCTTGCCCAATGGTTTATACTTCTTGGTGAGGAATGAGGACCATTTGGATGAGCTTAGGATGGTTACAAGATCCGAGTTTTCGTGGGTGAAGCCAGATGGCTGCCCCGATGATCTTCCTCTCTTTGAACTCTTACAAGGTGATTGTAGGGAACTTTCAAGAAGGCTTTCGTGCCACCAG GACATTGCTAGTGATGGCTGCTTCAGCTTGGGTATGGTGGCTTGTCTTGAACCCAATCTACGTGATATTGGGGCTTGGATGTATCCACGGCTTTTCTGGGAAACTGGAGTTCTTGGTCAAGTCCTGTATCTTGAAGCACATGCAGTTGGCGTTTCTGCTACTGGTATAGGTTGCTTCTTTGATGATCCTG TGCATGAGATTCTTGGATTAAAGGGATTGAAGTATCAAAGCCTCTATCATTTCACAGTTGGGAGCCCTGTGCTTGATAAACGTATCATGAGCTTGCCCGCGTACCCTGGACCAGATGTCGAAGCTTGA
- the LOC142546823 gene encoding plasmodesmata-located protein 8 isoform X1 gives MLDQTLQKYSIKTRIKPLNLFSTTILFFFIIFLTNNIRFTKSYALIYSGCSQEKYQANSPYQTNLNSMLSSITSSSYTTLYNSFSLGTDPSTASPEGSVYGLYQCRGDLNLKDCSTCIASSVNQIVLLCPYTYGATLQLDGCFVRYEHVDFLEKPDTNLVHKKCSKRLLNDAEFLRRRDDILDDLRGAVGFRVSSVGSVEGYAQCLGDLTGEDCSSCLGNAVEKVRSLCGSAAAADVFLSQCYVRYWASGYYDTSSDSSNEDDVGKTVAIIVGVSAGVAVFIVLLSFCKKTFGKQLNSSLLIV, from the exons ATGCTTGATCAAACCCTTCAAAAATACTCCATTAAAACGCGAAttaaacctctgaatctcttcTCCACAACCATATTgttcttcttcatcatcttccTCACAAATAACATCCGTTTCACCAAATCCTACGCCTTGATCTACTCGGGCTGCTCCCAAGAAAAGTATCAGGCGAACTCACCATACCAAACAAACCTCAACTCCATGCTCTCCTCCATAACCAGCTCCTCTTACACCACCCTCTACAACTCTTTCAGTCTCGGCACGGACCCCTCGACCGCCTCGCCTGAGGGATCAGTTTATGGCCTGTACCAATGTAGAGGTGACTTGAACTTGAAGGACTGCTCCACATGCATAGCTAGTTCGGTAAACCAGATAGTCTTACTCTGTCCGTATACGTATGGAGCAACACTACAGCTTGACGGATGCTTCGTTCGATACGAGCACGTCGATTTCTTGGAAAAACCCGACACGAACCTTGTGCACAAGAAGTGTAGTAAGAGGTTACTTAACGATGCTGAGTTTTTACGTAGGAGGGATGATATTCTTGATGATCTGAGGGGAGCAGTAGGGTTTAGGGTGAGTTCTGTGGGGTCTGTGGAAGGTTACGCGCAGTGTTTGGGGGATTTGACTGGCGAAGATTGTAGTTCTTGCTTGGGGAATGCAGTGGAGAAAGTGAGGAGCCTATGCGggtcggcggcggcggcggacgTGTTCTTGTCTCAGTGTTATGTCCGATATTGGGCGTCTGGTTATTATGATACTTCTTCAG ATTCTTCCAACGAGGATGATGTTGGAAAAACAGTGGCGATAATTGTAGGAGTATCGGCTGGTGTTGCGGTTTTCATCGTTCTTTTGTCATTTTGCAAAAAAACCTTTGGTAAACAACTAAATTCCTCCCTTTTAATTGTATAA
- the LOC142546823 gene encoding plasmodesmata-located protein 8 isoform X2 yields MLDQTLQKYSIKTRIKPLNLFSTTILFFFIIFLTNNIRFTKSYALIYSGCSQEKYQANSPYQTNLNSMLSSITSSSYTTLYNSFSLGTDPSTASPEGSVYGLYQCRGDLNLKDCSTCIASSVNQIVLLCPYTYGATLQLDGCFVRYEHVDFLEKPDTNLVHKKCSKRLLNDAEFLRRRDDILDDLRGAVGFRVSSVGSVEGYAQCLGDLTGEDCSSCLGNAVEKVRSLCGSAAAADVFLSQCYVRYWASGYYDTSSDSSNEDDVGKTVAIIVGVSAGVAVFIVLLSFCKKTFG; encoded by the exons ATGCTTGATCAAACCCTTCAAAAATACTCCATTAAAACGCGAAttaaacctctgaatctcttcTCCACAACCATATTgttcttcttcatcatcttccTCACAAATAACATCCGTTTCACCAAATCCTACGCCTTGATCTACTCGGGCTGCTCCCAAGAAAAGTATCAGGCGAACTCACCATACCAAACAAACCTCAACTCCATGCTCTCCTCCATAACCAGCTCCTCTTACACCACCCTCTACAACTCTTTCAGTCTCGGCACGGACCCCTCGACCGCCTCGCCTGAGGGATCAGTTTATGGCCTGTACCAATGTAGAGGTGACTTGAACTTGAAGGACTGCTCCACATGCATAGCTAGTTCGGTAAACCAGATAGTCTTACTCTGTCCGTATACGTATGGAGCAACACTACAGCTTGACGGATGCTTCGTTCGATACGAGCACGTCGATTTCTTGGAAAAACCCGACACGAACCTTGTGCACAAGAAGTGTAGTAAGAGGTTACTTAACGATGCTGAGTTTTTACGTAGGAGGGATGATATTCTTGATGATCTGAGGGGAGCAGTAGGGTTTAGGGTGAGTTCTGTGGGGTCTGTGGAAGGTTACGCGCAGTGTTTGGGGGATTTGACTGGCGAAGATTGTAGTTCTTGCTTGGGGAATGCAGTGGAGAAAGTGAGGAGCCTATGCGggtcggcggcggcggcggacgTGTTCTTGTCTCAGTGTTATGTCCGATATTGGGCGTCTGGTTATTATGATACTTCTTCAG ATTCTTCCAACGAGGATGATGTTGGAAAAACAGTGGCGATAATTGTAGGAGTATCGGCTGGTGTTGCGGTTTTCATCGTTCTTTTGTCATTTTGCAAAAAAACCTTTG GTTGA